From Algoriphagus sp. NG3, the proteins below share one genomic window:
- a CDS encoding nucleotidyltransferase domain-containing protein: MKNKFGLLDTDLDAILSLLRDHAAVQSAYIFGSRAKGNFRNGSDVDIALKGENLDFDTISKISYFLNEETNMPYKFDVLNYHSIKEPELLEHIDRVGVEVYRRSYQAQRLENKKKENH, translated from the coding sequence ATGAAGAATAAATTTGGTCTTTTGGATACGGATTTGGATGCAATTCTTAGTCTGTTGAGAGATCATGCTGCGGTACAAAGTGCTTATATTTTCGGGAGTCGTGCCAAGGGGAACTTCAGAAATGGCAGTGATGTGGACATTGCGCTTAAAGGGGAAAACTTAGATTTTGACACAATAAGTAAGATTAGTTATTTCTTGAATGAAGAGACCAATATGCCTTACAAATTTGATGTGCTCAACTACCATTCCATTAAAGAACCTGAGTTGTTGGAACATATCGATAGAGTGGGGGTAGAAGTATATAGGCGGAGTTATCAAGCTCAGCGGTTAGAAAATAAAAAAAAGGAAAATCATTAA
- a CDS encoding HI0074 family nucleotidyltransferase substrate-binding subunit encodes MSFELAWNMVKDYLEDQGFVDIKSPRSALKKAFEMGTLENGHDWMDLLQDRNLTAHTYDEQKASDMEQLISNKYFPLLKALLDTFKQKLDEE; translated from the coding sequence ATGAGTTTTGAATTAGCGTGGAATATGGTGAAGGATTATTTGGAAGATCAGGGCTTTGTGGATATCAAATCACCAAGAAGTGCTTTAAAGAAGGCATTCGAAATGGGGACGTTGGAAAATGGGCATGACTGGATGGATTTGTTGCAGGATAGAAACTTAACTGCACATACCTACGACGAGCAAAAAGCAAGTGATATGGAGCAACTGATCAGTAATAAGTACTTTCCACTACTAAAAGCTTTGCTAGACACTTTCAAACAAAAGCTAGATGAAGAATAA